The following proteins are co-located in the Phreatobacter oligotrophus genome:
- a CDS encoding chlorophyllide a reductase iron protein subunit X codes for MNAPLTALEPNAATTGPALDAMIQEAEDTAAAPGTRQTQIIAIYGKGGIGKSFTLANLSYMMAQQGQRVLLIGCDPKSDTTSLLFGGRACPTIIETSSKKKLAGEEVRIEDVCFKRDGVFAMELGGPEVGRGCGGRGIIHGFELLEKLGFHEWDFDYVLLDFLGDVVCGGFGLPIARDMCQKVIVVGSNDLQSLYVANNVCSAVEYFRKLGGNVGVAGMVINKDDGTGEASAFAAEAGIPILAAIPQDDDLRRKSANYEIVGHPDSQWASLFAELAQNVAGAPPVRPKPLNQDALLGLFKGDAVGRGVVLQPASQADLRGGVLLQQPSLEIIYDTV; via the coding sequence ATGAACGCGCCGCTCACGGCTCTCGAGCCGAACGCCGCCACGACCGGCCCCGCGCTGGATGCCATGATCCAGGAGGCCGAGGACACGGCGGCTGCTCCTGGGACCCGGCAGACCCAGATCATCGCCATCTACGGCAAGGGCGGGATCGGCAAGAGCTTCACGCTCGCCAATCTCTCCTACATGATGGCGCAGCAGGGCCAGCGTGTCCTGCTGATCGGCTGCGACCCCAAGAGCGACACGACGTCCCTGCTCTTCGGCGGCCGGGCCTGCCCGACCATCATCGAGACCTCGTCGAAGAAGAAACTCGCCGGCGAGGAGGTCCGCATCGAGGACGTCTGCTTCAAGCGCGACGGCGTCTTCGCCATGGAGCTCGGCGGCCCCGAGGTCGGCCGCGGTTGCGGCGGGCGTGGCATCATCCACGGCTTCGAGCTGCTCGAGAAACTCGGCTTCCACGAGTGGGACTTCGACTATGTCCTGCTCGACTTCCTCGGCGACGTGGTCTGCGGCGGCTTCGGCCTGCCGATCGCCCGCGACATGTGCCAGAAGGTCATCGTCGTCGGCTCGAACGACCTGCAGTCGCTCTATGTCGCCAACAATGTCTGCTCGGCGGTGGAATACTTCCGCAAGCTCGGCGGCAATGTCGGCGTCGCCGGCATGGTCATCAACAAGGACGACGGCACGGGCGAGGCCTCGGCCTTCGCGGCGGAAGCCGGCATCCCCATCCTGGCGGCCATCCCGCAGGACGACGACCTGAGGCGCAAGAGCGCCAATTACGAGATCGTCGGCCATCCCGACAGCCAGTGGGCCTCGCTCTTCGCCGAGCTCGCCCAGAACGTCGCGGGGGCTCCGCCCGTCAGGCCGAAGCCGCTGAACCAGGACGCCCTTCTCGGCCTGTTCAAGGGCGATGCGGTCGGCCGCGGCGTGGTGCTGCAGCCGGCGAGCCAGGCGGACCTGCGCGGCGGCGTGCTGCTGCAGCAGCCCTCCCTCGAAATCATCTACGACACGGTGTGA